In the genome of Arachis hypogaea cultivar Tifrunner chromosome 9, arahy.Tifrunner.gnm2.J5K5, whole genome shotgun sequence, the window acttttcagattctttagagtgaagacaagctacattttgatcctttagttcatcaaaagtaagtccatacatattattgaaacgcttggcaacaaacatcacttcatttgtcttttcattaacaacacagcattcaagttttttgaaaacaactaaatatcctaaatcacatagctgacttatactcaaaagattgtgctttaaaccacaaaccaaaagcacatcatcaatgaaagtagattgctcattacctacttttccaacagcaatgattttacctttaccatcgtCTCCAAatgtcacaaaacctccatcatacttatttagtttgatgaagtaggttgaccttccagtcatgtgccttgaacatccactatccatgtaccacatgtccttttttgttcttggatgctaggcagatctgcatgatgagtttcaagtagccttaggtatccaaattaatttggatcctttgaagttaatccatcttggttacccaagtgcattgaaatcacaaaaaatattgtaaactttgtttccaacaactcttttttcaatgaagcattgtgcatatgagtgaccaaatttcttgcaattaacacaatgattttctgatgtgtGCTGCTGAAGTTGAGGTGAGTTATATTTCTTGAAATGAATAAatggttgaaattttctggtttttggaggagatgcatttcttttgacaaattgatttttattaaagttattcctctttACAAAAGCaatttcaccagaatttttttgaacatttttacctttcgaatatgaggttttgttgtaaaaaggTAGTTTCTTGAAAacagcctcatttttcgaaatgtaacccaaacctggccggtttgaactcggttcagttcttggtgaaggctcagtttcacttgtgtatacttcatcaaatttttcttcaagtGTTGGAGTATTTTCGATACCAGATTtgtttggtatggttttggtatttgatgaagaagccacaaattttatagagaaaatattagaaattgcatcttccttggctatgtagcccaaaccagatttttcaaacaatggtttttggcttgcaagtaatttgttcaagttactagaaccttgagcaaattttgctaagtcaccattcagccttttaattatgtcatttaatctttcattttcagcaattaactcatgtgaaggatccacaatgtgctttccttttaatttttcaagttcagattttagaaatctattttcttcaatgatgtctaaagcacattcagtttccttcactttttcttttaaaaactcattttcaactcttaacacatctctttcagatctgcattcattgtatttgtcaagcagttttgaggtgtttaaggtaagatcatcaataatagcatgcaagtcctcaatggtcaaatcataataatttacctcatcaagattgttgtttccatccatgaagcagtctttgttatcttcttcagattcttcttcttcatttgagtcattctcaagatcttcccaagctgccatgagtactctcttcctttccttcttttctttgtcctcctttttgagctttggacagtttgacttgaagtgtccagcctccttgcaatgatgacacgtcaccttgctcaagtctatcttgtgctcctttgaacttgaacccttgtatttgcccttgctcttcatcatccttctaaatctcctggCAAAAAACAgaagctcgtcatctgaaataccatcactagactcactctctttcggttctatttgtgacttgagggctattccctttttctttgagtctgtgtttgtgtgtgtggcttcataggcaaggagttttcctctcagctcatcataggttatgggacttatgttgttactttCGATTAGGACAGTGGtagtgttttcccactcttttgtgaggcttctaaggagttttctcaccaaggtttgttctgcatagtttgtacccatagcatcaaggttgttgattatgattgagaatctctcaaacgcttcatcaatgctttctccatccttcatgctaaacatctcatactcttttcgcagcatatcaatcctcgtttctttgacttgtttagtgccttcgtgtgtaacctggagtttttcccagatttctttggctgtcttgcatctagacaccttccgatacttttcaaagctgatagcacagtgaagaaggttgattgctttagcattcagctctatcttcttcttatcatcttcattccattcagcttcttcttttggagtcaccactccatcagcacttatttttgttgggatctttggaccgctcacaacgatcttccatatgttgtagtcaatggattagatgaagatccttatcctttctttccagtaggaatagttcttcccgttgaagaaaggtggccgattgtttgactggccttcagtgagggtgtaagcaactgtggttgtgcccaagttgtttgccattggatctttgctccaagcggttaggcttgattcttgagaccttagctctaataccaattgaaggttgtggtaggcttagagaaggggggttgaatctatgccttccttttaagttgctgttatgatcctttttaaacaaaattacaattctgattctgtttgaactcagcagcgaaaatttatgagacaatttatttttgtctcatgaatatcagaaaatagaacttagcagagaagagaaaagagaacaccagcatgtatcctggttcggttgccttgtgctatgcaacctacatccagtctcctccacaattatggaggaatttcactatagttaacagaattacatacaccaatttcacactcaagttctatcctaacttaacattggctatgctaactcctaactattcactcttagtgctaacccaactaagaaagggataccaagcaggtacaagatacaagacacctagctaacctaaagaaatctgaaaataactctaggcttttctctcaagtgtttcactcagcctttttcaactcatggctttttcttgagctttctcacaatgccttttctcacaagaaattacagaaagataaacttggaaaagtacattacaatcagttaaaacatgaaggagattgacttcatcagcagcctctttgctatgtgcaaaaccagattcgcaaacctcagatacagttcttcagtgttggccgaatgcttctttgaaagagagcattatccaagtagaggaactttacAGAACACAACTcacaaactctggttttctctccttggttcTGAATGAACAGAaattcttcttttatctccttgcatgttgttgAGTCCTTctcccaaggtcaacaccttgagccttgagcttcaccaaccacagattcactttttctcaataATTCCCAGAGTGGAAACTTTCCCTCTGACTTCCTTATCTTGTCCGAAAGCCACAAAGcagtaaccatagaaatcttctcatggtcaacttgatcttagccattgaaaaactacttgatccccaagtatcacttgtgaccgtatATGTGaaacagaatagggcagagaacaactttcccttgaatgccattttcggatagagcagagaattgggaagaagagaagaagatctgatgcataCAAGAGGAAATgagttacctttaacctaagcttgatttggtttggattttctgaTTAGACTCTTGCCTTTCAAACttaatctctctctttctttcttcttctgtgaatAGCGTGTGGAGCTAAGTACTTTCTCTTGCTTCTGTGATTTGACATGGTCAGAGAGAAAAGAACGTTGCTTTGGTAAAAGCAAGTGAGAGGGAATGAAGGCTTCAATCTTGTATGAGAAGCTTGGATCAACTTGGATTGATGGacacgggcttggatcgggttacTTCTTTTTGCCCGTTTTGATTTTTCAGCCTTGTTTCCTCATGggctttgtttatttatttactcaCCAGCCTTGCTATATTATTTTCATACTAATTTGGGCTGCTGAACTaagttttggcctgcaacatataataaataattagcaacatataaATATTGACActtaacactaattatttattttgcccaaaaataatgtttgtcatcactaattaatttagttaatttcttaactcaacacaaTGTCTATACACTCAAGAGGCAAATTTGCTCGGATTTGTGTCAAAATAGACCTTGCAAAGAAACTGGTACCCCGGATCTCTGTTCTGGACTGCGAGCTAAACATCGAGTACGAAGGGTTACATCAAATATGTTTTACCTGCGGGGTGTATGGACACCTCTCTGACATTTACGGTGAGGGGGTGGCCACCGATGGGGACAACCGGGAAGGAGAAGGTAGCTAGGAAGTACGGAACAATGTAGATAAGAAAAAATCTTGCAATAGCGATGATTTTGCGAGAGGTAGTCATATTACAAGAAAGAATCAATATTCAGAAACGCAGCAAAATATGCAATATAATCAGGCTCCCCCAAATTTCGGTTCGTGGATGATGGTGAGAAGGCAATCTCGTCGCGATAAAGGAAAGAATCCTAGTGGTAGGGGGTGCTTATTCTCACATGATATTTCTAATTATGGGTATGAAGAGAATCAAGATGATGAAGATTTGGGCAACGGCTCAAGATTTTCTATTTTACATGAAGAAAGTGAAGATGCTAAGGACATGCATGTAGGGAATGAGAACCAAGCTTTTAATCACACTGGCCCAATGGagtatcaaaaataaaaagtccaATTACGGGCTAAAAAGAAACAACCCATCATGAGAAAAGTGTTGAGACAAGGAGTTGGGAAAAATTCACAAGGCAACAATAGGACTTTTTTTGGGAATTAAAATTGGGCCTAAAGACAAGCCCAACAAAATCAAACCTAAAAGTCCAGAAGGAGTTATCTCCACTCAAAACAAGCTAGTAATTACTAAGGATGAAGCTCATTCAAGCCAGAAAAAGGACCTCGAGATAGCGGTTATGGAAGCGGTGGTTTTTGATAATATGAGGCGTATGCAAAAGGATCAACAAGAGGCTTTCGAACTTTCAAGAAAATTTAGTGGTACCTTAGAAAGCTTTGTTGTGAAGGACAACTTTCTCATCCAAATGGGTAATCGAGCCTCGTCCTCAAACACGAGAAATCAGGATGGCTACTCGGGAAACACCCTGGGGAGGCCACCGGAAGCAGGTACGAACATGGTGGTGGATGATTGCACTAATGAAGGAGTGAATCCCAAGGTAACACCCGATTTCGAGGCAAGGCTTAAGCCCAAGCATGATTTGGGTTTTTGATGACCCCCTTTccctttttgatttttttaatgatgAATCTTATTAATTGGAATTGCCGTGGTGTTAGTGGTAAATCCTTCCACTCTCTTATTAGGGACTTAAGAAGAGAATATAACCCTGATTTTATCATTCTTATGAAAATTCATGTGTCAGGTTAGAAGGGTATGAGTATTCAAGATAGATTGGGGTTTGATGGCTCATTTGTTGTGGAAGCCCAAGGTCACTCGGGAGGTATTTGGTGCATGTGGAATAAGAACTGTTGGAATGTTGATGTTCTATATCATAGCAATCAAGTGGTTCACATGAAAGTCTCCTTTCGTAATTCTGATCCTTGGGTTTTCTCAGCTGTGTATGGGAGCCCGAATTATATTATAAGAAGATCTTTGTGGAATAGTATTATCTCTTTGGCCAAACTAGAGTAAACTAGAGTTTTAGCTTGCGCATGTTCTGAGTGTTTGCTTGGAGATTTTAACTCCATCCTTCACAACCATGAGCATCGAGGAGGGTAAACTAGAGTTTTAGCTTACGCATGTTCTGAGTTTCAATACTGTGTCTCTTCTTGTGGTTTAATTGACTTGGGTTATGATGACTGGCCTTTTACCTAAAAATGGGAAAATCTAGTGGAAAGATTAGATCATGGACTCAGCAATCTTGATTGGCAAATTCGATTCCCGGAGGCTAGAATCATCCACCTCCCGCCTCTCAAATCAGATCACAACCCCATTTATCTTCAACTAGAGACCACTTCTTTTCCAAATAGAGGCAGAAGACCTTTTCGGTTTCAAGCTGCATGGCTAACAACCCACCCAGacataaaaaatattgtaaataGTTCATGGAGCATGGGAAGTTCATGGAGCAATGGTATCTCATCATTTAGAGACTCTCTTAAAGAATGGAATACCAATGTCTTCGAagatattttaaagaaaaaaaggaagatcATCAGGAGGCTTCAAGGCATTACCAACACCTTGAATCAGGGgaataataatttcttaaaaaagCTTAGAGGTCAAATTTTAAAAGGAGTACCAGGATATCTTAATCCAAGAAGAAAGTTTGTATTACCAAAAGTCAAGGAGTAGACGGCTTGAATTCGGGGATCGAAACACTAAGTTCTTCTATGATTCAACTATgataagaagaaggaagaacaaaATAAACTTGCTCCACAATGACACGGGTAATCCCATTTCTGATCCCAATATTCTGGAAAGTATGGCTCTTAATTTCTTTGCTGATCTTTATAAAGATAATAACCTCGACTCTCCTTTTGTGCTGCGAGGTGAGTTTCCCACTCTCTGTGATGAGGATATCTCGATCATTGGTAAAAATATCTTGCATAAAGAAATCAAACATGCTGTTCTTGGTATGGGAGGTTTCAAAGCACCTGGCAGAGATGGTTTTCAAGCTATTTTCTTCCAAAACTAATGGAAAAAAGTGAGAAATGATTTATGCCTTCTTATTGGTGATATTTTCTAGAACCCGAAGAAGGTGAAGGAGATTAATGAAACTCTTATTATCCTGATTCCCAAAGTGGAACCAGTAACCAGTTTTAAACAGCTGCGTCTCATTAATCTCTGCAATGTGTCATATAAAGCAATTACGAATGTCTTAGCAAATCGTCTGAGAGGTCTTATAGGAAAGTTGGTGATGCCCACCCAGTGCAGTTTTGTTTCGGGCCATCATAGCTCTGACAATATCATCATTATCCAAAAGTCATTCACTTCATGAGAAATAAGAAGGGCAGAAAAGGTTGGATAGCCATTAAAATTGACTTAGAAAACGCTTACAATAGGCTTAAATGGAGCTTCATCAATGATACCTTAGTTGATGTGGGGCTGCCTCCTCATATTATAAATCTCATTATGTCATGTATCTCTACGGCTAAGATGAGAGTGCTTTAGAATGGTGAAGAGCTGCAAGAGTTCGCACCGTCTCAGAGAATCAGACAAGGGGACCCGATTTCATCATATATCTTTGTTCTATGCATTGAAAGACTCTCTCAGCTTATCATGGCTGCAGTAGATCACGGCTATTGGAAGCCTATCCGATTAAATAATGATGGACCTCATATTTCTCATCTATGCTTTGCTGATAACTTGATTCTCTTTGCGGAGACAAACATAGATCAAGTGACTATCATCAATAAATGTCTTGAAGCCTTTTGTATTAGCTCTGGACGGAAAGTCAGCCATAATAAGATACGAGTTTTTTTCTCAAAGAATGTGCAAAATAATGTGAGAATCGAGCTCAGTGAAACCCTCGAGATACTAGAACGGACAATCTCAGAAAATATTTAGGAGTCTTTCTGCTTCACTCTAAAGTGTCCAAATATATTTTCGATGACATTATCAATAAGCTAAATTTGAGACTCAATTCATGAAaagctttttttctctctttggcAGAAAGATCTACTTTAGTGAAATCTGTTTTTTTTCTATTCCTTTATATACGATGCAAACGGTCTTACTTCTTTCTGTTACTTGTAATGCTATTGATCGTAAATGCAGGAATTTTCTTTGGAGAGACACTAACCAAATTAGGAAAATCCACCTCTTGAGTTGGGATAAAGTGGGAAGCTCGAAAAAGTCAGGAGGCTTGGAATTCATCATGCTAGTAAGATGAATTCATCAACAATCATAGGTAGTCGATGTGGACATGCTCCAATCTTCCTTTGGTATGCTATCAAAAAGAAAGGCTCAGTAGGGATTCAAAACGAAGTGGAAAATTGCATAGCGAATGCACGTTACTTGCACAATCGACTGAGTGATGCTGGAATTGGTGAAATGTTAAATGAGCATAGCAACATTGTTGTGTTTGAGAGGCCTCTTGATCATGAATTTAGCCGTAGGTGGAACTTGGCATGCCATGGGAACATTGCACACGTGGTGGTCATGCAACATGTTATCATTCAAATGTTGGATTCTTTTGTTACTGAATTTCTTCATAAACGATCCTTTTCACAGTTCGAGGATTATGGCTCTTTTCAGCCTCTATGCATAGCAGAGGAAGTTGGCGCTGCAAATTGTTCTTGCTCAATGCACAATTTGATATCTTGATTGAAATTAATTATTCGTGTTGTGCTAGCATATTGTATATGAAAAGAAAAAGTATTCGGAATCAATACTAATtgtgtataatgtgtacaatgaataaaaaaattataattaaaaattagattattaattaattatttaattttaaattttaaattttaaaagattagaATTAGTATTTAAACACATTCACACTACGtacaattatttctaattttaccgTAACCTCTTATACACGTTCAAAACTCAC includes:
- the LOC140175245 gene encoding serine decarboxylase 1-like, encoding MNSSTIIGSRCGHAPIFLWYAIKKKGSVGIQNEVENCIANARYLHNRLSDAGIGEMLNEHSNIVVFERPLDHEFSRRWNLACHGNIAHVVVMQHVIIQMLDSFVTEFLHKRSFSQFEDYGSFQPLCIAEEVGAANCSCSMHNLIS